The following proteins come from a genomic window of Sardina pilchardus chromosome 1, fSarPil1.1, whole genome shotgun sequence:
- the utp6 gene encoding U3 small nucleolar RNA-associated protein 6 homolog isoform X2 has translation MAELVQRRIEERIPELEQLERVGLFTKKEIKSMLKRTTALEYKLHRRDISKDDFIAFIQYEINVLELVKKRRTNIGYHFKRDDIEFPIMHRVNNTFRRATSKWQEDVQLWLSHVAFCKKWSTKGELSKVFSSMLAVHPDKPALWIMAAKCEMEDRGSSESARHLFLRALRFHPESKKVYQEYFRMELMHAEKLRRQQEQLEKAKIDVGEYEFSPEILSGKLAEVVYRDATQKIKGAEFVLSLLQIASIFDFSKDLQATILQELQSQHTDDSVTWDFMAKRELEVTVTPELQTAKGKASDTDRKEERCCAVYEEGVKNLNTEAMWTCYANFCLDKYKRKTNVQELKDKRRQRLLKALQGAHQAELLPQNFYKTWESLPLWLQWIQWSESNRSAEETEALFQKGLLSPVPDVSSAVKEKYLEWSCRTGGYKKARKTFTSLHEHRPFSKAFFTTMIQIEKQQETPKMNNVRDCYERALREFGSADDDLWMDYIKEERGPHGQPENCGKLHWRAMKALEGDGMERFITQYTLLQTGHI, from the exons ATGGCGGAACTAGTTCAACGGCgaatagaggagaggattcCTGAGCTAGAGCAGCTGGAAAGAGTTGGACTGTTCACCAAAAAGGAAATCAA GTCTATGCTGAAGAGAACCACAGCTCTAGAATACAAGCTACACAGAAGAGACATCAGTAAAGATGACTTCATTGCATTCATTCAG TATGAGATCAACGTGCTAGAACTTGTCAAGAAGAGACGAACA AACATTGGATACCATTTCAAGAGGGATGACATTGAGTTTCCCATCATGCATAGAGTCAACAACACATTCCGGAGAGCTACGTCGAAGTGGCAG gAAGATGTCCAGTTGTGGCTGTCCCATGTAGCCTTTTGTAAGAAGTGG TCCACAAAGGGTGAACTGAGCAAAGTCTTCTCGTCCATGCTTGCTGTCCACCCAGACAAACCAG CCCTGTGGATCATGGCTGCCAAGTGTGAGATGGAGGACAGGGGCTCGTCAGAGAGCGCGCGCCACCTGTTCCTGCGAGCGCTACGCTTTCACCCCGAGAGCAAGAAGGTCTAccaggag tATTTCCGTATGGAGCTGATGCACGCAGAGAAGCTGAGGAGGCAGCAGGAGCAGTTGGAGAAGGCCAAGATCGACGTG GGGGAGTATGAGTTCTCCCCAGAGATTCTCAGTGGCAAGCTGGCGGAGGTGGTGTACAGAGACGCTACTCAGAAGATCAAAG GAGCCGAGTtcgtcctctccctcctgcAAATCGCCTCCATATTTGACTTCAGCAAAGACCTCCAGGCCACCATCCTTCAAGA ACTCCAGAGCCAGCACACCGACGACTCGGTGACGTGGGACTTCATGGCCAAGCGTGAGCTGGAGGTGACCGTGACCCCGGAGCTTCAGACGGCCAAGGGCAAAGCGTCCGACACTGACCGCAAGGAGGAGCGATGCTGCGCCGTCTACGAGGAGGGCGTGAAGAACCTCAACACGG AGGCCATGTGGACGTGCTACGCCAACTTCTGTTTGGACAAATACAAGAGGAAGACTAACGTCCAGGAGCTGAAGGACAAG agaaGACAGAGGCTACTGAAGGCATTGCAGGGGGCTCACCAGGCAGAGCTGCTCCCACAGAACTTCTACAAAACCTGG GAGAGCCTGCCTTTGTGGCTGCAGTGGATCCAGTGGAGCGAGTCGAACCGAAGTGCCGAGGAGACTGAGGCGCTGTTTcag AAGGGTCTATTGTCCCCCGTGCCAGACGTCTCTTCAGCAGTCAAAGAAAAGTACCTGGAATGGTCTTGTAGAACAGGAGGGTACAAGAAAGCCCGAAAGACCttcacaag TTTGCATGAACATCGGCCCTTCAGCAAGGCGTTTTTCACCACCATGATCCAGATTGAGAAACAGCAG GAAACTCCAAAGATGAACAACGTGCGAGACTGCTACGAACGAGCGCTCAGGGAGTTTGGCTCCGCGGACGACG ATCTGTGGATGGACTATATCAAAGAGGAGCGCGGGCCGCACGGGCAACCCGAGAATTGTGGGAAACTGCACTGGCGGGCGATGAAGGCTCTGGAGGGCGACGGCATGGAGCGCTTCATCACCCAGTACACCCTGCTGCAGACAGGCCACATCTGA
- the utp6 gene encoding U3 small nucleolar RNA-associated protein 6 homolog isoform X1 produces MAELVQRRIEERIPELEQLERVGLFTKKEIKSMLKRTTALEYKLHRRDISKDDFIAFIQYEINVLELVKKRRTNIGYHFKRDDIEFPIMHRVNNTFRRATSKWQEDVQLWLSHVAFCKKWSTKGELSKVFSSMLAVHPDKPALWIMAAKCEMEDRGSSESARHLFLRALRFHPESKKVYQEYFRMELMHAEKLRRQQEQLEKAKIDVGEYEFSPEILSGKLAEVVYRDATQKIKGAEFVLSLLQIASIFDFSKDLQATILQELQSQHTDDSVTWDFMAKRELEVTVTPELQTAKGKASDTDRKEERCCAVYEEGVKNLNTEAMWTCYANFCLDKYKRKTNVQELKDKRRQRLLKALQGAHQAELLPQNFYKTWLEASLSSGDEEAAAQIATAATRRFSQSPETWSLALQTLVKLGSAEAGGLFQEALAHVNPKESLPLWLQWIQWSESNRSAEETEALFQKGLLSPVPDVSSAVKEKYLEWSCRTGGYKKARKTFTSLHEHRPFSKAFFTTMIQIEKQQETPKMNNVRDCYERALREFGSADDDLWMDYIKEERGPHGQPENCGKLHWRAMKALEGDGMERFITQYTLLQTGHI; encoded by the exons ATGGCGGAACTAGTTCAACGGCgaatagaggagaggattcCTGAGCTAGAGCAGCTGGAAAGAGTTGGACTGTTCACCAAAAAGGAAATCAA GTCTATGCTGAAGAGAACCACAGCTCTAGAATACAAGCTACACAGAAGAGACATCAGTAAAGATGACTTCATTGCATTCATTCAG TATGAGATCAACGTGCTAGAACTTGTCAAGAAGAGACGAACA AACATTGGATACCATTTCAAGAGGGATGACATTGAGTTTCCCATCATGCATAGAGTCAACAACACATTCCGGAGAGCTACGTCGAAGTGGCAG gAAGATGTCCAGTTGTGGCTGTCCCATGTAGCCTTTTGTAAGAAGTGG TCCACAAAGGGTGAACTGAGCAAAGTCTTCTCGTCCATGCTTGCTGTCCACCCAGACAAACCAG CCCTGTGGATCATGGCTGCCAAGTGTGAGATGGAGGACAGGGGCTCGTCAGAGAGCGCGCGCCACCTGTTCCTGCGAGCGCTACGCTTTCACCCCGAGAGCAAGAAGGTCTAccaggag tATTTCCGTATGGAGCTGATGCACGCAGAGAAGCTGAGGAGGCAGCAGGAGCAGTTGGAGAAGGCCAAGATCGACGTG GGGGAGTATGAGTTCTCCCCAGAGATTCTCAGTGGCAAGCTGGCGGAGGTGGTGTACAGAGACGCTACTCAGAAGATCAAAG GAGCCGAGTtcgtcctctccctcctgcAAATCGCCTCCATATTTGACTTCAGCAAAGACCTCCAGGCCACCATCCTTCAAGA ACTCCAGAGCCAGCACACCGACGACTCGGTGACGTGGGACTTCATGGCCAAGCGTGAGCTGGAGGTGACCGTGACCCCGGAGCTTCAGACGGCCAAGGGCAAAGCGTCCGACACTGACCGCAAGGAGGAGCGATGCTGCGCCGTCTACGAGGAGGGCGTGAAGAACCTCAACACGG AGGCCATGTGGACGTGCTACGCCAACTTCTGTTTGGACAAATACAAGAGGAAGACTAACGTCCAGGAGCTGAAGGACAAG agaaGACAGAGGCTACTGAAGGCATTGCAGGGGGCTCACCAGGCAGAGCTGCTCCCACAGAACTTCTACAAAACCTGG CTGGAGGCCTCGCTGTCGTCAGGCGACGAAGAAGCCGCCGCCCAGATTGCCACGGCAGCCACCCGGCGCTTCAGCCAATCGCCGGAGACGTGGAGCCTGGCCCTGCAGACATTGGTGAAGCTGGGCAGCGCAGAGGCGGGCGGTCTATTCCAGGAAGCGCTCGCTCACGTGAATCCCAAG GAGAGCCTGCCTTTGTGGCTGCAGTGGATCCAGTGGAGCGAGTCGAACCGAAGTGCCGAGGAGACTGAGGCGCTGTTTcag AAGGGTCTATTGTCCCCCGTGCCAGACGTCTCTTCAGCAGTCAAAGAAAAGTACCTGGAATGGTCTTGTAGAACAGGAGGGTACAAGAAAGCCCGAAAGACCttcacaag TTTGCATGAACATCGGCCCTTCAGCAAGGCGTTTTTCACCACCATGATCCAGATTGAGAAACAGCAG GAAACTCCAAAGATGAACAACGTGCGAGACTGCTACGAACGAGCGCTCAGGGAGTTTGGCTCCGCGGACGACG ATCTGTGGATGGACTATATCAAAGAGGAGCGCGGGCCGCACGGGCAACCCGAGAATTGTGGGAAACTGCACTGGCGGGCGATGAAGGCTCTGGAGGGCGACGGCATGGAGCGCTTCATCACCCAGTACACCCTGCTGCAGACAGGCCACATCTGA